The Lactobacillus acidophilus DNA segment GCAGTTACAAAGGGCGGTTTAGGAATGGATCAAACTACCGCTGCATCGGTGATGTCGATCTACGGCTCGCTTGTTTATTTGTCAGCTTTAGTAGGTGGCTGGCTTTCCGATAGAGTATGGGGATCAAGAAAGACCGTCTTTTATGGTGGTGTATTGATCATGCTAGGTCACATCGTGCTGGCTTTACCAGCGGGTGTAGGTGCATTATATAGTTCTATTGCTTTAATTGTGGTTGGTACAGGTTTATTAAAACCTAATGTATCAGATATGGTAGGGGGACTTTACTCCGTAGAAGATCGTCGTCGTGATGCCGGGTTTAGTATTTTTGTTTTTGGTATTAACCTGGGTTCTTTTATCGCACCATGGCTTGTTCCTTGGGCAGCTGAAGGATTCGGCTTCCATGCTTTTGGAAATGAATTGAACTTTCATGCTGGATTTTCGCTAGCTGCAATTGGAATGTTCTTTGGATTAGTTCAATATGTTTTAGGTGGTAAAAAATATTTGCCCACAAGTAGTCTAGAACCTAATGATCCAATCGATAGAGGTGATTTGCTTAATATTATTAAGTGGGTTGTTATTATCGTAGTTGCAGTTGCTGCAATTTTAGCTGCATTAGCTGGATTTGGTCAATTGAACGTTGATAATATAATTACTATGTTGACTGTTTTAGCAATTGCATTGCCAATTTATTACTTCGTAATGATGCTACGCAGTTCAAAAGTTACTAAAGTTGAACGTTCACGTGTTAAAGCTTATATTCCATTATTCTTTGCGGCAGCTATTTTCTGGGGAATAGAAGAATCAGGATCTGTTGTTTTAGCTTTGTTTGCAGAGCAAAGAACTGTACTTCATGTTGGTAATTGGCATTTTACAGCAGCCAACTTCCAATCACTTAATCCTTTGTTTATTATGATTTTGACGCCAGTTTTTGTATGGCTATGGGAACACTGGAAGAAACAACCAAGTGCGCCGGGTAAATTTGCTGCTGGACTTGTTTTTGCCGGTTTATCTTATATGTGGATGGCTTTGCCAGGGATGCTTTATGGTACAAGCGGTCGAGTTAGTCCTTTCTGGCTAGTTGGTTCATGGTTCATTGTTGAAATTGCCGAAATGTTGATTTCACCTATTGGTTTATCAATTACGACTAAGCTTGCGCCAAATGCATATCGTTCACAAATGATGAGTATGTGGTTTATGGCTGATGCGACGGGTCAAGCAATCAATGCACAAATTGTTAAGTTCTATTCCACTGGTACAGAAGTACAATACTTTACTGTCATTGGATTAGTTAGTGTAGTCTTCGGTATTATTATGTTCTTATTAGTTAAGAAGATTAATGTATTGATGGAAGGCGTACATTAAAAAATAGCGTGGATTTCCACGCTATTTTTTACTTAAAATTTGTGCAAAGCAATTGCATAAATAACCAAAATTAAACCCAAAATTAAAAAGATAATAGCTAAAGTACGTTGCCATTTAGCCTCATTTTTACTATCTTCTTTATTTTTATTAGTATTGCCGTTTTTTTCACTTAAGTATCTAAAGTAAGAAATTGCTGCTACGACTAAGCAAAGAATCCCGATTATTAACATAAAAATCCTTTCAAAAAATCTATATCTTTTTATTTAATTTTACGCAAAAAAATACAGCTCTTCAATTTGAAAAGCTATATTTTTCATTTTAATAAACTATTACGGCATCGTTGGTCAAGACATTGTCCCAAACGCTCTTGATTTCTGCAGGACGAATATTTACACATCCGTGTGAACCGCCTTGTAAGTATGCTGTTTTACTCCAGTCATTTCTCCAGCTAGCATCGTGAAGACCACAACCACTTAAGGTGAATGGCATCCAGTATTGAACTTTAGATGCATATTTTGAGCCGTCGTCGTTATATCCACGAAGAACACTAGGAGATTCCTTGTACATGATATACCAAACTCCCTTAGGTGTTTGATTACCTTTTCCACCTTCTAGAGTACCAGTAACTACATCATTTAAGTGAACTACTACGCGACCTTTGCGTACAACCCATAATTCTTGATTGCTGATAGAAACAACAACATAGTTTTCACCAATACCATGATTATTCTTACCGTAACCATGAGCATATGTACTGTATCCATCACCATAAATGTATTTACTACCATCAACAGTAGTCTTACCATTCATGAATGCTTTTTCTACAGCAACTTGAGCTTTTTTAACGTGTACACCCCAGCCGTAACTTTCATTTTTAACAGTAACTGTTTTACCATTAACTTTGTTTCCCACAGGAACAGAGAACTTATAGCTCTTATTAAGGGTTTGAACTTCTTTGTCGATTTCGTTTAATTTAGCAGTTAAATTTTTGACATCAGTGAATTTATACTTGCTATCTTTATATGTGACTTCACCGATTAAATCATCTGCTTTTAAAGTATAATTATTTCCTGCAATCTTATAAGTTACAGCAGCTTTTTGTATCTTTTGAAGATTCTTCTTAGCTTGAGTTAATGTTGCTGAATTATAAGTATATTTTTGATTATTCGGCAGATCTGTATGTTGTTTTTCAAAATAATTTTGTACAGTTTGAGAATCGATAGTTTGAACATTTTCATCGCGTTCGGAAACGATCTTCTTGTTTCTCAAAAAGATTGTGTTAACAGCCTTTTGATTGATTTTATCTGTAGCTTTTTTTACTGTTAGGTTTCCAACCTTAACGCCATAAATTGTAACGTTAGGGTTAAAGTGAGTAGTCGCAAAGGCTCGTTCCTTCTGTTCACTGGCTACTTGTCTATTATGAATAAATACACCACAAATAATCGCAATTATAATAATTACGCCAGCAATTATTAAGTAGAGGTTATTACGGTTATTATGTTTTCTAAGTTCTTTTCTAGATTGCATATTAAAATTACCCGTATCCTTAGTTTTTTCGAATAAACGTTTGCTTCGAAACAGTATAACAACTATTCTTATTATAGTAAAGTTACTAAATTATTCTACCTTAGTGTTAAAATGCATAACAGCTTTTATTTTATTTTTTTAGGTGAAAAACATGACTAATGATCCAATTGTATTTCAAATGAGCGTGGTCAAAAATAAACCGCAATCTTATCGTAAAGATAAAAATAAGGATATATGCCCATTTTGTGATGTGGAAAATTTAACAGATATTTATGCAAAGGATGGAGACATTATTTGGCTTCATAATAAATTTCCAACGCTGCGTGATACACTGCAGACCGTTTTAATTGAATCAAGCGACCATAACGGTGATATAAGCACTTATACTAAAAAGTATAATCGGAAGTTGCTACGTTTTAGTTTGCAGTGCTTTGAAAGGATGAACCGTGATGATAAATATCAGTCAGTAGTTTGGTATAAAAACTATGGTCCTCATTCAGGAGGCTCGCTAATTCATCCACATATGCAAATTGTAGGCTTTAAAAACGTAGATGGATATAAATATATTCATCCAAATAATTTTGAAGGAGAGACATTGTTTGATAAAGATGGGGTTGAGGTGAATGTGGCAGAGCATCCTGTACAAGGATATACAGAGTTAAATATCAATTTACTTAATCGAAATAGTGTTGATCTATGGGCTGATTGGATTCAAAGTGGTGCCAAATATTTACTTAATATTATGTATGATGGTAGATGTGATTCATACAATTTATTCTTTTATCCCCGTAATGATGAGGGAATATGTGCAAAATTTATTACACGTTTTGATGCACCACCATATTTTGTGGGTTATAAATTATCCCAAGTAAATGATGAAATGACATTAACTAAAGAGGCACGCCGCTTTAAAGAATTTTATGATAATGATTCAAAAATAAAATAAAAAGTATTCTCTACTAGAGAATACTTTTTTAGAATTCAGTATGAATAATATCATCTTCAGGACGATGAGCCTGAATGCGTAACACTTGCCAGTCAAAATTATCATCTGGTTGGACTAAGTCAATGATCAACTTTCCGTCTTCCATTCTAAAATCAAGTTCGGTGCGATGGTCGATCCATTCTATACGGTTAGGTTCTTCGCTTAGGCCTTCCACTATAATTTGATCAGAAAGATTATTAAGAAAGATGTATTTTTGGTAAGTTGCATGACGATTTTCCAAGATGAAACCATCACTAGAAGTCAATTCACTTGGTTGACTTTCATTAAATGCGTGACCAAACATGTGCATCCAAGAATTAATGGTATTGAGCAATGCTTGTGTATTTTCATTGATTTGCCCATTGTTTACTGGAACATTGATGATAGTAGATTTACCATTTTTACGATTATCAACCATTGTATCAATAACATTTTCACTGGTTAAATCTAATCCATCTTGTTTATTTGCTAAAAAGATGGTGTATTTTTCACAGGCCATTTTAAAAAGGTCATTTTTGCCGTTACTCATTACAGCACGTGCACCAATGTTACGCGCTGTTTTAACTAGTGTATCAGCGTCAGCTTGTCCGTTTAACTTAAAATTTAAGACAATTGCAAAATCAGGATTCATTTTTGTCCTCCTTGTTAATTACTAGTTTAGTTTATCGTAAAGGAACGAAATATTGAAATGAAAATTATTATTGCTCCCGCAAAAATTATGAAATTAGATCGAGATTCTTTTCCTGTTCAATCCACACCAGAATTTTTGAAAAAGACTAGGATATTAGAGAAATTCTTAAAATCAAGAACCCGAGATCAACTGGAAACGTTATGGCATGCCAGTGATAAAGTAGTTGAGCAAAGCTTATTTCAGTTGAAAAATATGGATTTAGATACTAATTTAACGCCAGCAATTTTAGCTTTTTCAGGTATTCAATACCAGTACATGGCACCAGATTTGTTTACTCAGCCAGCGCTTGATTATATTCAAAAAAATTTGCGTATTTTATCAGGTTTTTATGGGATGCTCCGTCCATTTGACGGAATATGTCCATATCGTTTGGAATTAAATACCAAAATGGTAGGCTTTCGTGATTATAGTTTGTATCATTTTTGGGATGAAGATATTGCTAATAGTTTATTTAAAGAGGATCAAGTAGTAATTAATCTAGCATCTAAGCAATATATGCGTTTAGTTAAACCTTATCTGAATTCAGCTAGGCGAATGATTACTGTTGATTTTCAAGAACTAAAAAATGACAAGTGGAAAACTGTCGGTGTTCATGCCAAAATGGCGCGCGGTGAAATGGTGCGCTTTATGGCAGAAAAGCAAATAAAAAATCCCGCAGATTTGCGAGACTTTCATGATTTCGATTTTCAATTTGTACCAGAAGTCAGTTCAGACGATCATTATATTTTTAGAACTGATTTTGATTTTACTCGGCATTAAAATAGGGGCTTCAAAAATTCTGCAGTTAAATCAACAGCAGAGTCTTTATATTGACCAGTGAAACTATGATCTGCATCTGGGACCATGTGCAGTTCACTGTTTTCGTAGACTTCGTCGTATTTCTTTGAGTATTTAGGGGCAACTACTTGATCATTGGAGCCAACAATTATAGAAACTGGATTAGTATAATGTTTAGCAATTTCATAGATTGGTAATACTTGTGCGGTTCTTAAATAAAAGCCGCCAAGCTTTTTACCATGAAATGGAATAGCTGCTGGAATGTGTTCAGGATTATAAGTTGCGCCTTGAGTGTCACCATTTAAGGCATCATCCTTTAATTGAGCAGCCGGTGCTAAAAGAACGACTTTTTTAACAATGTCTGGATAAAGTCCAGCTAGCATTGAAGCAACTACGCCACCTTGTGAATGTCCCACCAAAAAAATATTACGTACATGTGGATCAGTACGTACGTATTCTAAAATCTTTTGTGCATCCGCAATTTCATTGCAGACAGTCATATCTTCAAACGCACCATCACTTTCGCCATGTCCATTAAAGTCAAAACGAACACTAGCTACATTTTCATCGCGTAAGTTATCGGCAATTTGCCTTAATAAAGGGGTATTTCTGTTTGCAGTAAAGCCATGCATAAGAATAGCCATATCATAAATTTCACCAAAAGGTTCTTCACGATCGCCTACTAAAGTGAGGCCATCTCTCTCAATTGTAATGCGAGACATAACTCTTCCTCTTTCCACATAATGTATAATTTTATTGTAAGCCTTTTTATAAAGAAATTTGCCGAAAATAAATTAAGAAATTGGAAAGATTAATTTTATCAGCGTAATATTTAATTATTGAAACAGAAAGAGTAATAAAAGTATGGAAATTGTTTTTCTTCGTCATGGACAAACTGATTTGAATAAATCTGCACGTATCCAAGGCTCATCAGTAAATGCAAGTTTAAATGAAGCGGGTCGTGCTTATGCAGAAAAAGCTGCTAAGAATTTTGATCCCAGCAGTTTCGATGTGGTTTATTGTAGTCCACTAAATCGTGCTGTAGAAACAGCAGAGATTTTTGTTAAAGGACAAAAAGAAATTCAACTCGATGATCGTTTGCTTGAAATCGATTTTGGTGAATGGGACGGTAAACCGTTAAGTGAATTAAAAGAAAAGCATCCAGATGCTTTAGATCCTTGGGGGAAAGTAGCGCGCTCTTATGTTAAATATGCTCCAAATGGTGAAAGTCATGAGGCACTTAATAAGCGTTGCGGTGAATTTTTGGATGATATTGCTAAAAAGTATCCAGATAAGAAGATTTTAGTTGTTTGTCATGGTACTTTGATCAGAATGATGGCAGCACATTATTTAACTAATGGTGATATGATTCATTTTGAAACTGTTGATAATTGTGCATTAACCAAGTTTAGTTACCGTGAAGGCATCGCTAGAATGAACTATTATAATCGTGTACTTGCATAAAAGGGAACTGTTGAAAGTTCTCTTTTTTTAACCATTTTTATTGACAACTCGTCACAATGAGCTATGATATAGACGCTTAGTGACAAAACGTCATAAGCTGAAAAGGGGGGATGATTATATGGTTAAGCAAACTTTTAAAAATTTACCGTTAGCTAAACGTAAACGTATTGAAGATGTATTATTAGAGGAATTTAGTACATATCCTTTAGCAAATGCTAAAGTATCACATATTGTGAAAAAAGCAGATATTGCTCGTGGTGCATTTTATAAATACTTCGATGATTTAACAGATGCATATATTTATATGTATTACAAGGCTATTGATACTATTCATGCAAATATGGCACCGGGCGAAAAATATGATCCAGATCATTTTTACGATCGAGTTGTAAAATTTATTGATAAAACACAAAACAGTAAATTTGAACCAATGATGAAATTGCATATGTCACAAAATGAGTATTTGATTCCAGATACTTATAAGATGTATTCTAGACAGCTTTTAAACTTAGATGCTCAAATGTGGAGTGCAATGGTTTTAAGTCATGAGATAATTAATCTTTGTTTATCAGATCCGGAAAATCGTGAGAAAAATTTAGCTAGATACAAAAAGAGCTTATACATGCTTAAAAAGGGGATGGATTAATTGTTTTTAGCAATTAAAGAAATAAAGCATGAAAAATTACGATATGGGTTAATCATTTTAATGATCTTTTTGATTAGCTATTTAATTTTTATGTTGTCATCATTAGCAGTGGGATTAGCTAGTGAAAATACTCAGGCGATTGAGAGCTGGGACGCTCAAAAAATTGTCCTTAATAAGAATTCTAATATTAGTATGAGTCAATCCGCTCTTACTAAAGAAGATCTTAAGGATGTAAAAGTAGGAAAATCTGAAGCCTATGTTGGCCAAATGGGTGCAGTAGTTAAAGCTAAAGACCGTAGTTCTGTATCTGCACAAT contains these protein-coding regions:
- a CDS encoding peptide MFS transporter, producing MGKRDTNTAFFGQPKGLSTLFFTEMWERFSYYGMRAILLFYMYYAVTKGGLGMDQTTAASVMSIYGSLVYLSALVGGWLSDRVWGSRKTVFYGGVLIMLGHIVLALPAGVGALYSSIALIVVGTGLLKPNVSDMVGGLYSVEDRRRDAGFSIFVFGINLGSFIAPWLVPWAAEGFGFHAFGNELNFHAGFSLAAIGMFFGLVQYVLGGKKYLPTSSLEPNDPIDRGDLLNIIKWVVIIVVAVAAILAALAGFGQLNVDNIITMLTVLAIALPIYYFVMMLRSSKVTKVERSRVKAYIPLFFAAAIFWGIEESGSVVLALFAEQRTVLHVGNWHFTAANFQSLNPLFIMILTPVFVWLWEHWKKQPSAPGKFAAGLVFAGLSYMWMALPGMLYGTSGRVSPFWLVGSWFIVEIAEMLISPIGLSITTKLAPNAYRSQMMSMWFMADATGQAINAQIVKFYSTGTEVQYFTVIGLVSVVFGIIMFLLVKKINVLMEGVH
- a CDS encoding L,D-transpeptidase family protein: MQSRKELRKHNNRNNLYLIIAGVIIIIAIICGVFIHNRQVASEQKERAFATTHFNPNVTIYGVKVGNLTVKKATDKINQKAVNTIFLRNKKIVSERDENVQTIDSQTVQNYFEKQHTDLPNNQKYTYNSATLTQAKKNLQKIQKAAVTYKIAGNNYTLKADDLIGEVTYKDSKYKFTDVKNLTAKLNEIDKEVQTLNKSYKFSVPVGNKVNGKTVTVKNESYGWGVHVKKAQVAVEKAFMNGKTTVDGSKYIYGDGYSTYAHGYGKNNHGIGENYVVVSISNQELWVVRKGRVVVHLNDVVTGTLEGGKGNQTPKGVWYIMYKESPSVLRGYNDDGSKYASKVQYWMPFTLSGCGLHDASWRNDWSKTAYLQGGSHGCVNIRPAEIKSVWDNVLTNDAVIVY
- a CDS encoding DUF4931 domain-containing protein, with the translated sequence MTNDPIVFQMSVVKNKPQSYRKDKNKDICPFCDVENLTDIYAKDGDIIWLHNKFPTLRDTLQTVLIESSDHNGDISTYTKKYNRKLLRFSLQCFERMNRDDKYQSVVWYKNYGPHSGGSLIHPHMQIVGFKNVDGYKYIHPNNFEGETLFDKDGVEVNVAEHPVQGYTELNINLLNRNSVDLWADWIQSGAKYLLNIMYDGRCDSYNLFFYPRNDEGICAKFITRFDAPPYFVGYKLSQVNDEMTLTKEARRFKEFYDNDSKIK
- the yaaA gene encoding peroxide stress protein YaaA yields the protein MKIIIAPAKIMKLDRDSFPVQSTPEFLKKTRILEKFLKSRTRDQLETLWHASDKVVEQSLFQLKNMDLDTNLTPAILAFSGIQYQYMAPDLFTQPALDYIQKNLRILSGFYGMLRPFDGICPYRLELNTKMVGFRDYSLYHFWDEDIANSLFKEDQVVINLASKQYMRLVKPYLNSARRMITVDFQELKNDKWKTVGVHAKMARGEMVRFMAEKQIKNPADLRDFHDFDFQFVPEVSSDDHYIFRTDFDFTRH
- a CDS encoding alpha/beta hydrolase, which gives rise to MSRITIERDGLTLVGDREEPFGEIYDMAILMHGFTANRNTPLLRQIADNLRDENVASVRFDFNGHGESDGAFEDMTVCNEIADAQKILEYVRTDPHVRNIFLVGHSQGGVVASMLAGLYPDIVKKVVLLAPAAQLKDDALNGDTQGATYNPEHIPAAIPFHGKKLGGFYLRTAQVLPIYEIAKHYTNPVSIIVGSNDQVVAPKYSKKYDEVYENSELHMVPDADHSFTGQYKDSAVDLTAEFLKPLF
- a CDS encoding histidine phosphatase family protein; translation: MEIVFLRHGQTDLNKSARIQGSSVNASLNEAGRAYAEKAAKNFDPSSFDVVYCSPLNRAVETAEIFVKGQKEIQLDDRLLEIDFGEWDGKPLSELKEKHPDALDPWGKVARSYVKYAPNGESHEALNKRCGEFLDDIAKKYPDKKILVVCHGTLIRMMAAHYLTNGDMIHFETVDNCALTKFSYREGIARMNYYNRVLA
- a CDS encoding TetR/AcrR family transcriptional regulator, with amino-acid sequence MVKQTFKNLPLAKRKRIEDVLLEEFSTYPLANAKVSHIVKKADIARGAFYKYFDDLTDAYIYMYYKAIDTIHANMAPGEKYDPDHFYDRVVKFIDKTQNSKFEPMMKLHMSQNEYLIPDTYKMYSRQLLNLDAQMWSAMVLSHEIINLCLSDPENREKNLARYKKSLYMLKKGMD